CTACTCTCTAGTGCCTGTCAGTACCATCCTCAGGCAGTTGGGGTAGGGGTGTCACCGCAGGAAGTCCTGGTCGGTCCCCTTCCATTCAGGCTGTATAACTGTGAAAGCTCTGGGCTGACCCTGAGCTTCAGTGTGTAGTTTGATACATAACTGGTGGGAATGGAAAGCTGGAATGTGAAAGGAGCCCCCACATCCCTCAGGCTGACTTAGTTCATTCACCTACAGTATGGCATCGTTCTGGATGCTGGCTCTTCACACACGTCCATGTTTGTCTACAAGTGGCCAGCGGACAAAGAAAATGACACAGGCATCGTGGGCCAGCACAGCTCTTGTGATGTTCAAGGTGAGCATGGTCTTGGGTTCCTGTTCGGTCTTAGCTTTGCAGGCCCACATGGTTAGTCCCCTCTGCTTGCTGCTTGGTGGGGCTCGGGGCAGGAGTTCAAAAAGAGAGGCTGGGTTCTCTGGACCTGGGAGGGCTATGGGTACTTTATGTTCTAAAGCTGAAGCCCTAAGGAACAGGTGGAAGCCTTGGAGTTTAATGACCCAAGACAGGTCTCTATACTATAGATAAAGCAGGTAGGCCTCTGAGGATCTAAGGGTGTATCCCGGTAGGTTCTGTGGACTCTAGGCTAGACTGACAATATCCAAGCCTTTCTCCTGGCACCTGTGCCCACATCTACTAGGCAGGCGGCAGCATCAGAGACTCTGGGCGGCACCTGGACCCTTTGTCTCCAATTTGGAAAGGTGTGTCCAAGCAGCTTCAATAGCGTATGCTGGAAACTGTCCACCAAGCCTGGATCCAACTCCTTGTTCCCTCTAGGTGGTGGCATCTCCAGCTATGCAAATGACCCTTCTAGGGCGGGCCAGAGTCTGGTTGAATGTCTTGAACAGGCACTTCGGGATGTGCCCAAAGACAGATATGCCAGCACACCACTCTACCTGGGAGCTACAGCAGGCATGCGCCTACTCAAGTGAGTCTCTATACCCTACAGCTCTTCAGCAGAGTAGAATTCCCTTCCCAGGGCAAGCTCTCAAGAGGGCAAGCCTGGCAGAGGGCATCTGGGATGAGCTCCATCAGAGTCCCCTTCCCCCATTACACAGCCTGACCAGCCCAGAGGCCGCAGCCAGGGTGCTTGAGGCAGTGACACAGACGCTCACACAGTACCCCTTTGACTTCCGTGGTGCTCGAATCCTCTCAGGACAGGATGAAGGGGTGCTTGGCTGGGTGACTGCCAACTACCTGCTGGAGAACTTCATCAAGGTGGGCCCTGCATCTGGCCCGGAGAACCTGGGAGCCTGCCAGCCTTGCTTGCTCACAGTCTTAATCCAACCTCTATTCTCCACAGTACGGCTGGGTAGGCCGGTGGATAAGGCCAAGGAAGGGAACACTGGGGGCTATGGACCTCGGGGGTGCCTCTACACAGATCACCTTCGAGACAGCCAGTCCGTCTGAAGATCCAGAAAATGAGGTCCATTTGCAGCTCTATGGCCAGCACTACCGTGTCTACACCCATAGCTTCCTCTGCTATGGCCGCGACCAGGTTCTCCAGAGGCTTCTGGCCAGTGCCCTCCAGGTGTGTCTACAGACTCAACCACAAAACCACACTGGTGCCttctggaggaagggagggagaagggacaaAAGGCAACAGAGCATAGCCAAAAAGCAACTCATACTGACCTCGGGGACCTTAAGAGAGGCCTCCTTTTTCCCATGACTATACACATAGCAGTGAGACCTACAGTGGgttcctgtctccctgtcttcttCAGCTAGGTGTGCCTCAGCTTGAAGACAGGTGGGGAGGGACTCAGTGGTATAGAGAGCCAGGAATGGGGGCCGAGAATTAGGAGAGCCAGGGAATCATCTCAGAACCTTGCACACCTGGCCAAAAGGCTTGCTGTTTGTCCATCAGGGAATGGTTGCCATGGTTGCTCACGAACACAAGAGTAATGTTTCCCAGGTTAGATTTATGAGCAGTTTATCATGCTGCttctctggggtggggtggaaggcagTAGCTAGAGTGGGGAATTCTATCTGTACTCTGGCTAACTCCCCAGATCCATCGCTTCCACCCCTGCTGGCCAAAGGGCTACTCCACCCAAGTGCTGCTCCAGAAAGTCTACCAGTCACCATGCACTGTGGGTCAGCGTCCCCAGACCTTCAACAGCAGTGCCATTGTCAGCCTGTCAGGGACCAGCAACACTGCCCTCTGTCGTGACCTCGTCTCTGGGTTCTTCAACGTCTCCTCCTGTCCCTTTTCCCAGTGCTCCTTCAATGGGGTCTTCCAGCCTCCCGTGGCCGGGAACTTCATAGTGAGTCTGGGTGGATGGATGTGGGGCTGGGAGACCCTAAGCATGTGGTGATAGAGTGACTGCACACCCCTTTCTCCCACAGGCCTTTTCTGCTTTCTACTATACTGTAGACTTCCTGAAGACAGTGATGGGGCTGCCTGTGGGAACCTTGAAGCAGCTGGAGGAAGCCACAGAGACCATCTGCAACCAGACCTGGGCTGAGGTGAGGCCTGTCCCCATATTCTCCATAGCTGGGTAGAAAGCTTTCCCCTTTAGTTTATCTCTGCATAGAGAGACTCAGTCATTTCAGAATGCTGACTACCTTAGACTCAAGAAGTAGCCAGGCTTATATGGGGAGCTTGGGGCTGAGTAAGCTAGAATTTCAGTAGTCTCCTCGGAGTCTGATCCTACAACCAAGGTCTGGAGAACACATGGAACAGAAATCACAAAGGCTCTGTGACAATAGGGACCTCAAAGCAGAAAGGGACAGAAAGGCAGATGACTAGGACAAAGTGTGGGAAAGAATGTCCTACTAGTGGGAAAGGAATACACAGCAGGGCTTGGGGTATGCCTGGAGAAATTGAAGATTGGCCCTGGACACGGGCTGAACAGAGAATAGAGAGGCCCTGATAACTGGAGTGTGAGGTGGCCACTATGTCTCCTGGAGAAATAGGTCCCTCTAATCTTAGGCACCCAGGAAGGTCTCAGAAAAGTGGGGCAAGTTAATCAGAGAGCAACACTTAAGCCCGGACCTCTGTGCCTTTGACTGTAACTAAAGAATGCTGCTACCCTCTATTTCCTACTGGCCATCCTTGTTGTTCTCTCCATCCAGCTGTTGGGAGGGGAGAACACAAGGCCTTCCAGAAGTCACGAGGTTTATCCCAAAGGAGTGTCTGCCTGGGAAGGGCGTTTTGGACTAGGTCTTTCTGTGTATTTCCTGTGTATGCCTTTCTTGGCCTGAGCTGTAGGGGGAGGAGGATGCTGTACCCCGGGAGCCATagcttctccctctcttcttagCTTCAGGCCCGAGTGCAAGGACAGCAGACTCGCCTGGCTGACTACTGTGCTGTAGCCATGTTCATACATCAGCTACTGAGCCGAGGCTACCGCTTCGACGAGCGCTCTTTCAGCGGCGTGGTCTTCGAAAAGAAGGTGGGTAAATGGCGGGGTCAGGAAGATTCTGGTTGCGGCCTCTTGGAGGCTGATGCCACGACACACTCCCTCTTAGGCCGCAGACACGGCTGTCGGCTGGGCGCTGGGTTATATGCTGAATTTGACCAACCTGATTCCCGCTGACCTCCCGGGACTACGTAAGGGCACCCACTTCAGCTCCTGGGTCGCTCTCCTGCTGCTCTTCACAGTCCTGATCTTGGCCGCGCTGGTACTGCTCCTGCGCCAGGTGCGCTCTGCCAAGTCCCCAGGCGCCTTCTAGGGGTATGCTGGGGGCTTCTCCCAACTCCCtactatccctccctccctgaggACATCTCTGACCCTGAAGCAGCCTGGACGGTCCTTATCTACATTCACAGAAAGTCTAGGTGGCAGCCCTGAGTGTTCTCAATTaatcctcctctctcttactgGGATGTCAGGTCTCTTTAGCCTGTGACTCAGGGTGAGGTCCATTCGGAGTGGGACCTTTGATCTTCAGGGCCCTGAGGACTTTCCATCTGGGCCTTTAGAAAGGCAAGCACCAGAGCCTACAGGCTAGGAGTCAGCTCCATGCCTACTTGTAAAAAAATTTGTAATAAAAGATTTTTCTTAGAGCAGTGAAGTGTTCATAGGGTGGGGCATCCTTTGTTGCTTGTTCCTCCTACCAGCTGTGTTGGTTATTCAGATAAAACCTGGTTCCAAGTCAGTACTTTTCTTGCTTCCTCCCTTTTTGTACCAGACCCGAGGCAATGGAGGCACTCCTACCTACACTGGTCTGGGGTTGTTCCCAAGTCTGAGTTTTCTCTGACTCACAGAACCCTTGATGACATCTGTAGGAATTGAGGCTGCActccaagtttgtttgttttttttccaactgATACTTGAAGTATCAGTAGACCTAAAGGTCAGAGGCACTGGCATCCCATAGCCTATGTTTTTTCGTTCTCTAGGCCTGAGTATGGGACTTCTCCCTTGCCTCTTTTATGGGAAATTAGCTCAGACTCTATTTCTGTTCAGTCAATGCCTTGAGGGCTGGGTTGGGATGGGAGCCACGAGCATGCACGCTTGCTTACtcgtgcgtgcgcgcacacacacatacacacacacacacacagagggagagagagagagaatcatttgATAAATGTATAAGCCTGCACTGATAGCCTCTTCTTTAAGTTTGTGAGCCTGAAggatgggaagaagaggagggctGGGGAACTCAACcttgttcttttctctgtgtgtagtttttgttttcccatgagacagggtatctctgtgtaaccttggctgtcttggaacttactctgtagacctgactggcctcagacttacagagatctgcttgcttctgcctcccagagtgctgagaccaaaggtgtgtaccaccattgcccgaccctatctttcatttttttttNNNNNNNNNNNNNNNNNNNNNNNNNNNNNNNNNNNNNNNNNNNNNNNNNNNNNNNNNNNNNNNNNNNNNNNNNNNNNNNNNNNNNNNNNNNNNNNNNNNNNNNNNNNNNNNNNNNNNNNNNNNNNNNNNNNNNNNNNNNNNNNNNNNNNNNNNNNNNNNNNNNNNNNNNNNNNNNNNNNNNNNNNNNNNNNNNNNNNNNNNNNNNNNNNNNNNNNNNNNNNNNNNNNNNNNNNNNNNNNNNNNNNNNNgaaatctgcctgcctctgcctcccaagtgctgggattaaaggcgtgcgccaccaccgcccggctctgttttttatttttaagacagggcctcactacacattcatgactgtcctggaacttgatatgtagaccaactgttctcaaactcacagagatctgcctacttctgcatcttgagtgatgggattaaaggcatgaaccaccacccTGAGCTTCAACATTGCCTTCTTGACTCAACCAGGGGGAGGTCTCTGGCGGGGGTGGAGTGTGCTCACAGTGTACATGAATGGTAATCATGAGGCACCATGGATGTTCCTTGTTGTGTGACTCAAGGGAGCTGAAAGCCATTACCTGGGACCATCACCACCTTGGACAGCTCCCAGACGACTGTCAACAACAATGTCAAATTACTTTTGCCCCCTGGTGGCACCATTCGGGAACGAGCCTGACTTGATCTTGTGAGCCTGCTGTGTTTGCTTTTCTTCGTGGCTTTAGAAAGCCCGGGTGCGTCTCTGAGTTCTATAcacctttttatcctttgtggaATACATTTTGCAAACCTGCAAcagtcagcctagtctacatagccaAGATTTGTCCCTGGTGTTCCCCTAGTCTAAGGTCCTCCATTCTAACAGGGTGAGAGGTGAGGGTTTGGCAGTCGGACTCATAAGAAGAAGGCGCGCATCCTGGGGACGCCCACCGTTGTTAGTCAATCCCAAGCTAGATTCTTGGGTAATCCTGTTGTAGAGGCTAGAGGGGCGGAAGCACTCAGAGGCCTGAAGAAAGGGGACCCCCAACACCATGCAGAGGGAAGGGTTTCAGACTAGAGGAGATGTTCCGCCCCCGCATGTGGAGCGCGCAGGCGCACTCCCAACACTTTTCTCTGGCCGCCGCGCCTCCATCCCATTCCGGATCCATTGCCGCAACGTCAGCGCCGCcgcctcctcttttcctcttcctcctccgccCCTCTCGCTTCCCGGCTTCTCCGGTCGCGGTTCCCGGAGTGGGTACCGAGCC
The nucleotide sequence above comes from Mastomys coucha isolate ucsf_1 unplaced genomic scaffold, UCSF_Mcou_1 pScaffold15, whole genome shotgun sequence. Encoded proteins:
- the Entpd2 gene encoding ectonucleoside triphosphate diphosphohydrolase 2, with amino-acid sequence MAGKLVSLVPPLLLAAVGLAGLLLLCVPTQDVREPPALKYGIVLDAGSSHTSMFVYKWPADKENDTGIVGQHSSCDVQGGGISSYANDPSRAGQSLVECLEQALRDVPKDRYASTPLYLGATAGMRLLNLTSPEAAARVLEAVTQTLTQYPFDFRGARILSGQDEGVLGWVTANYLLENFIKYGWVGRWIRPRKGTLGAMDLGGASTQITFETASPSEDPENEVHLQLYGQHYRVYTHSFLCYGRDQVLQRLLASALQIHRFHPCWPKGYSTQVLLQKVYQSPCTVGQRPQTFNSSAIVSLSGTSNTALCRDLVSGFFNVSSCPFSQCSFNGVFQPPVAGNFIAFSAFYYTVDFLKTVMGLPVGTLKQLEEATETICNQTWAELQARVQGQQTRLADYCAVAMFIHQLLSRGYRFDERSFSGVVFEKKAADTAVGWALGYMLNLTNLIPADLPGLRKGTHFSSWVALLLLFTVLILAALVLLLRQVRSAKSPGAF